One stretch of Campylobacter sp. CCS1377 DNA includes these proteins:
- the rnc gene encoding ribonuclease III has protein sequence MKKLELLEKNLHYEFKDKTLLTHALTHKSFKKPYSNERLEFLGDAVLDLVVGEYLFHKFKHDAEGDLSKLRAALVNEKSFAKIALDLNLGDFLFMSLAEENNGGRAKPSILSDALEAIIGAIHLESGFEKAKQIALYLVEKNYPHIDAKNLIKDYKTKLQEITQGSMGQTPEYETLRAFGPDHQKQFEIALKLEGKEIARAIANSKKEAQQMAAKITLEKWGKI, from the coding sequence ATGAAAAAACTCGAGCTCTTAGAAAAAAATCTCCACTACGAATTTAAAGACAAAACTTTACTCACACACGCTTTGACACATAAAAGTTTTAAAAAACCTTATAGCAATGAAAGACTTGAATTTTTAGGTGATGCAGTACTTGATTTGGTTGTGGGAGAGTATTTATTTCACAAATTTAAACACGATGCAGAAGGAGATTTATCAAAACTTAGAGCCGCTTTAGTCAATGAAAAATCTTTTGCAAAAATCGCACTTGATTTGAATTTGGGGGATTTTTTATTTATGTCTTTAGCCGAAGAAAACAACGGTGGAAGAGCTAAACCTTCCATTCTTTCAGATGCTCTAGAGGCTATTATTGGTGCTATTCACTTAGAATCAGGCTTTGAAAAAGCCAAGCAAATCGCACTTTATTTAGTAGAAAAAAATTATCCTCATATTGATGCTAAAAATCTCATCAAAGATTATAAAACCAAGCTACAAGAAATCACTCAAGGTTCTATGGGACAAACTCCAGAATACGAAACCTTACGCGCTTTTGGCCCTGATCATCAAAAACAATTCGAAATCGCTTTAAAACTCGAAGGAAAAGAAATCGCAAGAGCCATTGCAAACAGC
- the rnhA gene encoding ribonuclease HI: protein MKQIKIYTDGSCLKNPGFGGWAYILEYKNHQKEGFGSQENTTNNRMELLAIIKALEALKEPCEISLFTDSNLMVQSINEWLKDWVKKDFKGKKNVDLWKEYLNLAKIHKIKAFWIKAHNGHTQNERCDFLARMAALNLQKDNEKI, encoded by the coding sequence ATGAAGCAAATTAAAATTTACACCGATGGATCATGTTTGAAAAACCCTGGTTTTGGTGGTTGGGCTTATATACTTGAATATAAAAACCATCAAAAAGAAGGCTTTGGCAGTCAAGAAAATACCACAAATAATAGAATGGAACTTTTAGCTATCATCAAGGCTTTAGAAGCCTTAAAAGAGCCTTGTGAAATTTCGCTTTTTACAGACTCAAATTTAATGGTGCAAAGCATCAATGAGTGGCTTAAAGATTGGGTAAAAAAAGATTTTAAAGGCAAGAAAAATGTGGATTTATGGAAAGAATATTTAAATTTGGCTAAAATTCACAAAATCAAAGCTTTTTGGATAAAAGCACACAATGGTCACACGCAAAACGAAAGATGTGATTTTTTAGCAAGAATGGCTGCTCTTAATTTGCAAAAGGATAATGAAAAAATATGA